A single genomic interval of uncultured Desulfobulbus sp. harbors:
- a CDS encoding NADH-quinone oxidoreductase subunit M has protein sequence MSIPLLSTLIFFPVLGGLSLLAIPRQQTATIRLMALFISLIELGLTLPVALMFDKTTHAMQFVEHHPWISELNINYSLGIDGISVLFLLLTGLIMVLSILVSWESITTKVHEFFVAMLLLEGAMMGVFCATDLFLFYIFWEAMLIPMFLIIGIWGGPNRIYATVKFFLYTLVGSLLMLVGIILLYQNGGQSFDLIKLAGQHYSLKLQLILFWAFFAAFAVKVPMWPVHTWLPDAHTEAPAAGSVILAGVLIKMGAYGFLRFSLPILPDATQQMLMPMLVLSVIAIVYGAIICLAQSDLKRLIAYSSVSHMGFVTLGLFAINQRGLEGAILQMINHGIVTGALFLAIGMIYERTHTRKIEDYSGLASTMPVFAGFFLFFTLAAVGLPGTNGFIGEFLILLGGFERQPWVAVISASGLILGAWYMLWLYQRIFFNEVKASMQGLLQLNLREILTLVPMVLLILWIGLYPNALLGFMHASVSHLIDQVQGGSALAGSVLSATLPLNP, from the coding sequence ATGTCCATACCTTTGCTCAGCACTCTGATTTTCTTTCCGGTCCTTGGCGGCCTGTCGCTGTTGGCCATTCCCAGGCAGCAGACAGCCACCATCAGGCTGATGGCCCTGTTCATCAGCCTGATCGAACTCGGTCTGACCCTGCCGGTGGCCCTGATGTTTGACAAGACCACCCACGCAATGCAGTTCGTCGAGCACCATCCATGGATCAGTGAACTCAATATCAACTATTCCCTGGGGATAGATGGCATCTCGGTGCTCTTTCTCCTCCTCACCGGGCTGATCATGGTGCTCTCCATCCTTGTTTCCTGGGAGTCGATTACCACCAAGGTGCATGAATTTTTTGTGGCCATGCTCCTGCTCGAGGGAGCGATGATGGGTGTTTTCTGCGCCACCGACCTCTTCCTCTTCTACATCTTCTGGGAGGCCATGCTCATCCCGATGTTTCTCATCATCGGTATCTGGGGCGGCCCCAACCGTATTTACGCCACGGTCAAGTTTTTCCTCTACACCCTGGTGGGCAGTTTGCTTATGCTGGTCGGGATCATCCTGCTCTACCAGAACGGTGGCCAGAGTTTTGATCTGATCAAGCTGGCCGGACAGCACTATTCCCTCAAACTGCAGTTGATTCTTTTCTGGGCCTTTTTTGCCGCCTTTGCGGTCAAGGTGCCGATGTGGCCGGTGCACACCTGGCTGCCCGACGCCCATACCGAGGCACCCGCCGCAGGCTCGGTCATCCTTGCCGGGGTGTTGATCAAGATGGGCGCTTACGGGTTCTTGCGCTTCTCCCTGCCCATCCTCCCCGACGCCACCCAGCAGATGCTGATGCCGATGCTGGTGCTCTCGGTGATCGCCATCGTCTACGGTGCCATTATCTGTCTGGCCCAGAGCGACCTTAAACGGCTCATTGCCTACAGCTCGGTGAGCCACATGGGCTTTGTCACCCTTGGGCTTTTTGCCATAAACCAGCGCGGCCTCGAAGGCGCGATCCTGCAGATGATCAACCACGGCATCGTCACCGGTGCCCTCTTTCTTGCCATCGGTATGATCTACGAGCGGACCCATACCCGCAAAATCGAGGATTACAGCGGCCTGGCCTCGACCATGCCGGTCTTTGCCGGATTTTTTCTCTTTTTTACCCTGGCCGCGGTCGGTCTGCCCGGCACCAACGGATTTATCGGTGAGTTTCTCATCCTCCTCGGCGGCTTCGAGCGTCAGCCCTGGGTCGCGGTGATCTCGGCCTCCGGCCTCATTCTCGGTGCCTGGTATATGCTCTGGCTCTACCAGCGCATCTTTTTCAACGAGGTCAAGGCGTCCATGCAGGGGCTGTTGCAACTCAACCTGCGGGAAATCCTCACCCTGGTGCCCATGGTTCTGCTCATCCTCTGGATCGGGCTCTATCCCAACGCACTGCTCGGCTTCATGCACGCCTCGGTCAGCCACCTGATCGATCAGGTGCAGGGGGGATCAGCCCTGGCCGGTTCTGTGCTGTCCGCGACTCTGCCGCTCAACCCCTAA
- a CDS encoding NADH-quinone oxidoreductase subunit N, with product MTTAAIQWTAMEPILPELLLVGIAVMLIGCDLFLPRQRQLLPWLTVVGSLAALVMVLGAQPATGFGGMFVIDGFATIFKTICIGAVILTALMSEHFCTLIGLRQGEYYSLMVLSLVGMMLMASAGDLMVLYLGLELMALPIYALVGLHKRDGRASEAAIKYFLMGGFASALLLFGFSLVFGLSGTTNIGEIAAAVSTGNLSTSPALLAALGLIIAGFSFKVAAAPFHLWTPDVYEGAPTVVTAFMSVGPKAAGFAIFGRVLFLGLSGLQTHWGPILAVLALLTMAVGNITALSQTSLKRMLAYSSIAHAGYALLGLLAGTTEGMAATMTYLVVYLFMNLGAFAILMALAQPGKSCESLEDCRGLAARNPLAAALMLVFLFSLTGIPPTGGFIGKFYLLKSAFVAGYSLIVVAAVIFSAISAYFYLRVVRYMYMNDPRDEAAVVLVPGMKVALGVCFLGVLGLGFFPGTLVNWTVGALTGM from the coding sequence ATGACAACTGCGGCTATTCAATGGACCGCTATGGAGCCCATCCTTCCGGAACTGTTGCTGGTTGGCATTGCGGTCATGCTGATCGGCTGTGATCTCTTTCTTCCCCGTCAGCGGCAGCTGCTGCCCTGGTTGACCGTGGTCGGCTCTCTGGCCGCCCTGGTCATGGTGCTGGGCGCCCAACCAGCCACCGGCTTTGGCGGCATGTTCGTCATTGACGGCTTTGCAACGATCTTCAAGACCATCTGCATCGGAGCAGTTATCCTCACCGCCTTGATGAGTGAGCATTTCTGCACTCTCATCGGTCTGCGCCAGGGTGAGTATTACTCCCTGATGGTGCTGTCGCTGGTGGGCATGATGCTGATGGCCTCAGCCGGTGATCTGATGGTGCTCTACCTCGGCCTGGAGTTGATGGCCCTGCCTATCTATGCCCTGGTCGGGTTGCACAAGAGGGACGGTCGTGCCAGCGAGGCGGCGATCAAATACTTTCTCATGGGCGGATTTGCCTCGGCCCTTCTGCTCTTTGGCTTCTCGCTCGTTTTCGGGCTTTCCGGGACCACCAACATTGGCGAGATTGCCGCGGCTGTTTCCACGGGCAATCTGAGCACAAGTCCGGCCCTCCTCGCGGCCCTTGGCCTGATCATCGCCGGTTTTTCCTTCAAGGTTGCCGCTGCACCCTTTCATCTCTGGACGCCCGATGTCTATGAGGGTGCGCCGACTGTTGTCACCGCCTTTATGTCGGTCGGTCCCAAGGCAGCCGGTTTCGCCATCTTCGGCCGGGTGCTTTTTCTTGGGCTTTCCGGCCTGCAGACTCACTGGGGACCGATTCTTGCGGTCTTGGCCCTGTTGACCATGGCTGTGGGCAACATTACCGCGCTGAGTCAGACGAGCCTCAAACGAATGCTCGCCTACTCCTCCATCGCCCACGCCGGATATGCCCTGCTCGGTCTGCTTGCCGGAACCACCGAGGGAATGGCCGCCACCATGACCTACCTTGTGGTCTATCTGTTCATGAACCTCGGCGCCTTTGCCATTCTCATGGCTCTGGCCCAGCCCGGCAAGAGCTGTGAATCCCTGGAGGATTGCAGGGGATTGGCTGCGCGTAACCCGCTGGCCGCCGCCCTGATGCTCGTTTTCCTCTTCAGCCTCACCGGCATTCCCCCGACCGGTGGATTTATCGGCAAATTTTACCTGCTGAAATCGGCTTTCGTTGCCGGTTACAGCCTGATCGTGGTTGCAGCGGTGATTTTTTCCGCCATCTCGGCCTACTTTTACCTGCGGGTCGTACGCTATATGTACATGAACGATCCCCGGGATGAGGCGGCAGTGGTGTTGGTACCAGGGATGAAGGTGGCCCTGGGCGTGTGTTTTTTGGGCGTGCTTGGACTGGGATTTTTTCCCGGGACCTTGGTGAACTGGACGGTGGGTGCTTTGACGGGTATGTGA
- the nuoL gene encoding NADH-quinone oxidoreductase subunit L, which yields MPASLLAIPFLPLASFVITLLFGKRMGARAHWLPIITVLLSFCCALIAFNRVRSGEIINQDIYTWIQSGNLSVSVGFLVDQLTAVMLIVVTSISSLVHIYSVGYMKGEDGYSRFFAYLSLFTFSMLMLVLGNNFLQLFFGWEAVGLSSYLLIGFYYTKKSAADAGKKAFIVNRFGDFGFILGLFLVFTEFGSLHYTEVFGKLGMLEGQTVSFLGAPIGIATVIALLLFCGAIGKSAQIPLHVWLPDAMEGPTPVSALIHAATMVTAGVFLIARCHPIFELSPFTLNLITILAAITTLFAATIALVQTDIKRVVAYSTVSQLAYMFIGCGVGAYSAGVFHLFTHAYFKALLFLGCGSVILGMHHEQDVRFMGGLKQKMPITYWTFLLASLSISGIPGLAGFFSKDEILLMAFNSHLAAGKFAWFIGTLVAFMTAFYSFRLFFLIFHGEFRGSEHQREHLHESSAVVTIPLMLLAVGAVAAGWFGIPAILGGENHWAHFLAPVLGHPHVEVSHGTEALLMGTSILAGVLGIGLAFFFYRLQPQIPTALATRFAGIYQLLLNKYYVDELYGKIIVEPTLTFSRRVILKIIDIGGIEGVVNGLPRLIGNGSQQLRKIQDGQVSHYLAWMGGGALVVLVVLLIGN from the coding sequence ATGCCAGCCTCACTGCTTGCCATTCCCTTTTTGCCGCTGGCCTCCTTCGTTATCACCCTCCTGTTCGGGAAACGGATGGGGGCCAGGGCCCACTGGCTGCCGATCATCACGGTGCTGCTCTCCTTTTGCTGCGCCCTGATCGCCTTCAACCGGGTGCGGTCCGGGGAGATTATCAACCAGGATATCTATACCTGGATCCAATCCGGGAATTTGAGTGTCTCAGTCGGTTTTCTCGTCGATCAGTTGACTGCGGTGATGCTGATCGTTGTCACCAGCATCAGTTCTCTGGTCCACATCTATTCCGTGGGCTACATGAAGGGCGAGGACGGCTACTCCCGGTTTTTTGCCTATCTGAGCCTGTTTACCTTCTCCATGCTGATGTTGGTCCTGGGCAACAACTTCCTCCAACTCTTTTTTGGTTGGGAGGCGGTGGGGCTTTCCTCGTACCTGCTGATCGGCTTTTATTACACCAAGAAGTCCGCCGCGGATGCGGGCAAAAAGGCCTTCATCGTCAACCGGTTCGGTGACTTCGGCTTTATTCTCGGTCTCTTTCTCGTCTTTACCGAGTTCGGCAGCCTGCACTACACCGAGGTTTTCGGCAAGCTTGGGATGCTTGAAGGGCAGACCGTGTCCTTTTTGGGCGCACCCATCGGCATAGCCACGGTGATCGCGCTGCTGCTCTTTTGCGGCGCTATCGGTAAATCGGCGCAGATCCCACTCCATGTCTGGTTGCCGGATGCCATGGAAGGTCCGACTCCGGTCAGTGCCCTGATCCATGCCGCCACCATGGTCACCGCCGGTGTTTTTTTGATCGCCCGCTGCCACCCGATCTTCGAACTCTCCCCCTTCACCCTCAACCTGATCACCATTCTCGCGGCCATCACCACCCTCTTTGCCGCGACCATCGCCCTGGTGCAGACCGACATCAAGCGGGTGGTTGCCTACTCCACGGTCAGCCAGTTGGCCTACATGTTCATCGGCTGCGGCGTGGGTGCCTACTCGGCCGGTGTCTTTCACCTTTTCACCCATGCCTACTTCAAGGCGCTGCTCTTCCTGGGCTGCGGCTCGGTCATTCTCGGCATGCACCACGAGCAGGATGTGCGCTTCATGGGCGGACTCAAGCAAAAGATGCCCATCACCTATTGGACCTTCCTCCTGGCCTCGCTCTCCATCTCCGGTATCCCCGGTTTGGCCGGATTTTTCAGTAAGGACGAGATTCTGCTCATGGCCTTCAACAGCCATCTGGCGGCCGGCAAGTTTGCCTGGTTTATTGGCACCCTGGTGGCCTTTATGACCGCCTTTTACTCGTTCCGCCTCTTCTTCCTCATCTTTCACGGGGAGTTCCGCGGGAGTGAGCATCAACGCGAGCATCTCCACGAATCGTCTGCCGTGGTCACCATCCCGCTCATGCTGCTGGCCGTTGGCGCAGTGGCCGCCGGCTGGTTCGGTATCCCCGCGATCCTTGGCGGTGAAAATCACTGGGCCCATTTCCTTGCCCCTGTCCTTGGTCATCCCCATGTGGAGGTGTCCCATGGCACCGAGGCCCTGTTGATGGGGACCTCGATTCTTGCCGGTGTCCTGGGGATCGGCCTGGCATTTTTTTTCTATCGATTGCAGCCGCAGATTCCCACTGCCCTGGCAACGCGGTTTGCCGGCATCTACCAGTTGCTGCTCAACAAGTACTATGTGGACGAGTTGTACGGCAAGATTATCGTTGAACCGACCCTGACCTTCAGCCGGAGGGTTATCCTTAAGATCATCGACATCGGCGGTATCGAAGGCGTGGTGAACGGGCTGCCGCGTCTAATCGGCAACGGTTCGCAACAACTGCGTAAGATCCAGGACGGCCAAGTCTCCCATTATCTCGCCTGGATGGGCGGCGGTGCCCTGGTGGTCCTGGTGGTTTTGCTTATCGGCAATTAG